A window of Rhododendron vialii isolate Sample 1 chromosome 13a, ASM3025357v1 contains these coding sequences:
- the LOC131315322 gene encoding F-box/kelch-repeat protein At1g55270-like codes for MDQNVQRSPNAERGFRVQAPLVDSLSCYCKADSGLKTVAGARKFVPGSKLCIQPDINPRAHKKKNSRRVRTRFQPPLLPGLPDDLAIACLIRVPRAEHTKLRLVCKKWYRLLAGNYYYSLRRSLGMAEEWVYVIKRDRDGRISWHAYDPMYQLWQPLPPVPAEYSGALGFGSAVLSGFHLYLFGGKDTIRGSMRRVIFYNARTNKWHRAPDMLRKRHLFGSCVINNCLYVSGGECEGIQRTLRSAEVYDPNKSRWNFIADMSTAMVPFIGVVHNGKWFLKGLGSHREVLSEAYIPETNNWIPMSDGMVAGWRNPSISMNGKLYALDCHDGCKIRVFDETTNSWNRFMDSKLHLGSSRALEAAALVALNGKLCIIRNNMSISMVDVSSPDKRVENNPHLWENIAGKGHIRTIFTNLWSSIAGRGGLKSHIVHCQVLQA; via the exons ATGGACCAGAACGTTCAACGGTCTCCGAATGCAGAGAGGGGTTTTCGAGTTCAAGCTCCACTG GTTGATTCTCTATCATGCTATTGTAAAGCAGATTCGGGCTTGAAAACTGTCGCTGGGGCAAGAAAATTTGTTCCGGGATCAAAATTATGCATTCAACCTGATATCAATCCTCGTGCacacaagaagaaaaactcaCGGAGGGTAAGAACCAGATTTCAGCCACCCCTCTTGCCAGGTCTTCCTGATGATCTTGCCATTGCTTGTCTCATCCGGGTCCCGCGTGCTGAACATACTAAACTTCGACTGGTTTGCAAGAAATGGTACCGCCTTTTGGCTGGAAACTACTATTATTCTCTTAGGAGAAGTCTTGGAATGGCTGAAGAGTGGGTTTATGTCATCAAAAGAGACCGTGATGGAAGAATTTCGTGGCATGCGTATGACCCCATGTACCAACTCTGGCAGCCGCTCCCACCTGTTCCAGCAGAATATAGCGGAGCCCTTGGATTTGGTTCTGCTGTTCTGAGTGGTTTCCACCTCTACTTATTTGGTGGGAAGGATACAATCAGGGGGTCTATGAGACGGGTCATTTTCTACAATGCTAGGACAAATAAATGGCACAGGGCACCGGATATGCTTCGAAAACGTCATCTTTTTGGTTCTTGTGTTATAAATAACTGCCTTTATGTTTCTGGTGGAGAATGTGAGGGAATTCAGAGAACTTTGCGGTCCGCGGAAGTTTATGACCCAAACAAGAGCCGTTGGAACTTTATAGCAGACATGAGCACAGCTATGGTCCCTTTTATTGGAGTTGTTCATAATGGAAAGTGGTTCCTAAAAGGATTAGGGTCCCACAGAGAGGTACTGAGTGAAGCTTATATACCGGAAACTAATAACTGGATTCCAATGAGTGATGGGATGGTTGCTGGTTGGCGGAACCCTAGTATCTCTATGAATGGAAAGCTCTACGCTCTGGATTGTCATGATGGGtgcaaaattagggtttttgatgAGACTACGAATTCTTGGAACCGATTTATGGATAGCAAACTCCATCTAGGGAGCTCTAGAGCGCTAGAGGCTGCTGCTCTTGTTGCCCTTAATGGAAAACTTTGTATCATCCGAAACAACATGAGCATAAGTATGGTTGATGTCTCTAGTCCTGATAAACGAGTGGAGAATAACCCCCATCTTTGGGAAAATATAGCTGGGAAAGGTCACATTAGAACCATTTTCACTAATTTATGGTCAAGCATTGCCGGGCGAGGCGGATTGAAAAGTCATATTGTGCACTGTCAGGTGCTTCAAGCATGA